A window from Chaetodon trifascialis isolate fChaTrf1 chromosome 5, fChaTrf1.hap1, whole genome shotgun sequence encodes these proteins:
- the flrt1b gene encoding leucine-rich repeat transmembrane protein FLRT1, translating to MAAESLAELRDWLFLLLLCLTLLAEVLELAAAAIAMETGEGDEGIVCPSVCRCDEGFVYCNDRGLSIIPPLPLMAAILYLQSNRLSNAGLPPSLERSTSIRVIYLYANQLDEFPIHLPPSLRELHLQDNNIRTLPRSALAKLPLLERLHLDDNSISTVSIQERAFSGTPRLRLLFLSRNHLSSIPAGLPASLEELRLDDNRISTIPTHAFRGLASLRRLVLDGNLLANTRIADDTFSRLSNLTELSLVRNALQSPPVNLPSAHLVRLHLQDNGMTHIPRGTLDGMRRLQRLDLSGNNLTSLPRGLLKDTESLELLLLRGNPWYCGCNLRWLHAWLHSRGAAVTVRGLTCQGPEPVRGQTLRDLTSLMEQCEGPPAGPSTGMGVNPAEKDAGGDDGVGGGQAVASVPHGSTTTTSLLVPTQGSLFTLRAKRPGLVMPLPPGEGGQVSGEALELTVKPLSSDSVLVSWLCPQPAPSFRLSWLRLGSSAALGSITETLVPGERRQYLLTQLTPRSHYLICLLPLRQESSFGSSSMGSARASSMDTDSKDSAPACAQIETGEALINSGGEGSDKEGQDSELTALPLAGIIGGATALVSLLLIFGIFCWYGQRAGYMSGDTGSYSRGRGGKHYDDYVESGTKKDTSILEIRAPPAGFQMTAMAHQPLQPKLEDVTYIHTIFPSSSSSSQANGTYRSSHGAGSLNGTILSQTSHHHVTYGTNRGYREGGIPDIDYAYT from the coding sequence ATGGCAGCTGAGAGTCTTGCTGAGCTCCGCGATTGgctctttctgctcctcctgtGCCTCACCTTATTGGCTGAGGTGCTGGAACTGGCGGCAGCGGCAATTGCCATGGAGACGGGCGAGGGAGATGAGGGTATTGTTTGTCCCTCAGTGTGCCGCTGTGATGAGGGTTTTGTCTACTGCAACGACCGTGGCCTCAGCATAATTCCGCCTCTACCATTAATGGCTGCCATCCTCTACTTGCAGAGCAACCGTCTGAGTAACGCTGGGCTGCCTCCCTCACTGGAACGCAGCACTTCCATACGAGTCATTTACCTGTATGCCAACCAGTTGGATGAATTCCCTATACACCTCCCGCCTTCATTACGGGAGCTCCATTTACAGGATAATAATATACGAACGTTACCGAGATCAGCTCTGGCCAAGTTACCATTACTAGAACGTTTACACCTGGATGATAACTCTATATCCACAGTTAGCATCCAGGAGCGAGCTTTTTCTGGGACCCCACGGCTTCGACTGCTGTTTCTGTCTCGGAACCACCTGTCAAGCATCCCTGCAGGCTTGCCAGCATCCTTGGAAGAGTTGCGACTGGACGACAACAGAATCAGCACCATCCCCACACATGCCTTCCGTGGGCTAGCCTCCTTGCGACGCTTGGTCCTGGATGGGAATCTGTTAGCCAACACACGCATTGCAGATGACACGTTTTCCCGTCTCTCCAACCTGACTGAGCTGTCACTGGTCAGGAATGCTCTGCAGTCTCCGCCAGTTAACCTACCCTCAGCTCACCTTGTGCGACTCCATTTGCAAGACAACGGAATGACTCACATACCACGAGGTACGCTGGATGGGATGCGGCGACTACAGAGGCTGGACCTATCAGGAAACAATCTGACCAGTCTCCCACGAGGACTTCTGAAGGATACAGAGAGCCTGGAGCTACTACTGCTGCGAGGAAACCCCTGGTACTGTGGCTGCAACCTTCGCTGGCTCCATGCCTGGCTCCACAGCCGGGGGGCAGCGGTGACAGTCAGAGGTCTGACCTGTCAGGGGCCTGAGCCTGTAAGGGGCCAGACCCTCAGAGACCTAACCTCCCTGATGGAGCAGTGTGAAGGCCCCCCTGCTGGTCCCAGTACTGGAATGGGGGTGAACCCAGCAGAAAAAGATGCCGGAGGTGACGATGGTGTTGGAGGGGGCCAAGCAGTGGCTTCAGTCCCCCATGGCAGCACCACCACTACCTCTCTGCTTGTCCCCACACAAGGTTCCCTCTTCACCCTGCGAGCCAAGCGGCCTGGCCTTGTGATGCCTCTGCCTCCTGGTGAAGGGGGACAGGTATCTGGAGAGGCCCTGGAGCTGACTGTAAAACCTCTCTCTTCGGACAGTGTACTGGTGAGTTGGTTGTGCCCACAGCCGGCACCCTCCTTCCGCCTATCATGGCTGAGGTTGGGTAGCAGTGCAGCTCTTGGTTCCATAACAGAGACTCTAGTAcctggagagaggaggcagtACCTCCTTACCCAGCTCACCCCACGCTCCCATTACCTCATCTGCTTGCTGCCACTACGTCAGGAGTCCTCCTTTGGGAGTTCCAGCATGGGCTCAGCTCGAGCTAGCAGCATGGACACAGACAGTAAAGACTCAGCACCAGCCTGTGCTCAGATAGAGACTGGAGAGGCTCTGATCAACTCCGGAGGGGAGGGGTCAGATAAAGAGGGACAGGACTCTGAACTAACAGCCCTGCCATTGGCTGGAATCATAGGGGGTGCCACAGCATTGGTAAGCCTGCTATTAATCTTTGGCATCTTCTGCTGGTATGGACAGAGAGCAGGTTATATGTCCGGGGACACAGGTTCATACAGCAGGGGCCGGGGTGGAAAACATTACGATGACTATGTAGAGTCAGGCACCAAGAAAGACACTTCAATCTTAGAGATCAGGGCCCCTCCTGCAGGGTTTCAGATGACAGCTATGGcccatcagcctctgcagcCTAAGCTGGAGGATGTCACCTACATCCACACcattttcccctcctcttcctcttcctcccaagCTAATGGGACCTATCGGAGCAGCCACGGAGCTGGCAGTCTCAATGGCACCATCCTCAGCCAAACCAGCCACCATCATGTCACTTATGGTACCAACCGTGGCTACAGAGAGGGTGGCATCCCCGACATAGATTATGCCTACACGTGA
- the fermt3b gene encoding fermitin family homolog 3b produces MAAWDLSVTMEDLGSDAPPVTVSVASDLHVGGVILKLVEKSQIKRDWSDHALWWEQKQRWLLRTAWTLEKYGIHADARLVFMPQHKPVKLCLPNGITLRLRACFSSPVFQAVMGICRMLNIRHPEELSLLRPVEQKKKKKDKDSAEEIYDLTEVPLSSASRPCLYNGMPAHFVDSPQMEAVYKMLSVTQPPPAPEVVAKQYRPASVVDKAHIHGRWLDSSRCLMQQGIQENDRIWLRFKYFAFYDIEPKYDVVRLTQLYEQARWAILLEDIDCTEEEMMLFAALQYHISKVSQSEPMMLSSNAAMDDLESALQSLEVKMEGESSSASEMLENMTAPDLNDYLKIFRPKRLTLKGYKQYWFKFQDTSITYFKSKEESIGEPIQQINLKGCEVAPDVNVAAQKFLIRLLIPAPEGMNEVYLRCENEQQYAQWMAACRLGSKGKTLADSSFQSEIQSIRSFLAMQKTNSGSHGNAPANDESINTHSLVSPRYHKKYKTKQLTPRILDAYQNVAQLSLTDAVMRFLQIWQALPDFGLSYVVVRFKGSRKDEVLGIAPNRLIRIDLGVGDVVKTWRYNNMKQWNVNWDIRQVAIEFEGNVNIAFSCVTADCKIVHEFIGGYIFMSTRSREKSDTLNEELFHKLTGGHEAL; encoded by the exons ATGGCAGCGTGGGACCTGTCAGTCACAATGGAGGACCTGGGGTCTGACGCACCACCTGTCACGGTCAGCGTGGCCTCTGACCTTCACGTCGGAGGGGTCATCCTAAAGCTGGTGGAAAAGTCAC AGATCAAGCGCGATTGGTCGGACCATGCGCTGTGGTGggagcagaagcagaggtgGCTGCTGCGGACTGCCTGGACTCTGGAGAAATATGGCATCCATGCTGATGCTCGGCTGGTCTTCATGCCCCAACACAAGCCCGTGAAGCTGTGTCTGCCCAACGGCATCACCCTGCGGCTCCGAGCCTGCTTCTCCAGCCCCGTCTTCCAGGCGGTGATGGGCATCTGCAGAATGCTCA ACATCCGTCACCCCGAGGAGCTCTCCCTCCTTCGACCCGtagagcagaaaaagaagaagaaagataaaGACTCAGCTGAGGAGATCTACGACCTGACCGAGGTGCCCCTCTCCTCGG CATCCCGGCCCTGCCTGTATAATGGCATGCCGGCTCACTTCGTTGACTCACCTCAGATGGAGGCCGTCTACAAGATGCTGtcagtcacccagcctcccccCGCCCCCGAGGTCGTAGCCAAGCAGTACCGTCCAGCGAGCGTGGTGGACAAGGCCCACATCCACGGCAG gTGGTTGGACTCATCCCGTTGTCTTATGCAGCAGGGCATCCAAGAAAATGACAGAATCTGGCTTCGCTTCAAATACTTTGCCTTCTATGATATAGAGCCCAAG TACGATGTTGTGCGTCTGACCCAGCTGTATGAGCAGGCACGCTGGGCCATCCTGCTGGAAGACATCGACTGCactgaggaggagatgatgcTGTTTGCAGCTCTACAG TACCACATCAGTAAGGTGTCTCAGTCGGAGCCCATGATGCTGAGCTCCAATGCGGCTATGGACGACCTGGAGTCCGCCCTGCAGTCCCTGGAGGtcaagatggagggagagagcagcTCTGCATCCGAGATGCTG gaaaacatgacagcacCAGATCTCAACGACTATCTGAAGATATTCAG GCCGAAGAGGCTGACTCTGAAGGGATATAAGCAGTACTGGTTCAAGTTCCAGGATACCTCCATCACTTATTTcaagagcaaagaggagagcATTGGAGAGCCTATTCAACAGATTAACCTCAAAG GATGTGAGGTGGCTCCGGACGTTAACGTGGCAGCACAGAAGTTCCTCATCAGACTCCTGATACCAGCACCTGAGGGCATGAACGAGGTCTACCTGCGCTGTGAAAAC GAGCAGCAGTATGCCCAGTGGATGGCTGCATGTCGACTGGGCTCCAAAGGCAAGACGCTGGCCGACAGCAGTTTCCAGAGCGAGATCCAGAGCATTCGCTCCTTCCTGGCTATGCAAAAGACCAACTCCGGTTCCCATGGCAACGCACCTGCTAACGATGAAAGCATCAATACTCACAGTCTGGTGTCACCACGCTACCATAAGAAGTACAAAACCAAGCAG ctgaccCCTCGTATCCTGGACGCATACCAGAACGTGGCTCAGCTCTCGCTCACAGATGCAGTGATGCGCTTCCTGCAGATCTGGCAAGCCCTGCCTGACTTTGGACTCTCATATGTTGTTGTCAG GTTTAAGGGCAGTCGGAAGGACGAGGTACTGGGCATCGCTCCCAACCGTCTCATCCGTATTGACCTGGGCGTGGGTGATGTGGTGAAGACCTGGCGCTACAACAACATGAAGCAGTGGAATGTCAACTGGGACATACGACAG GTGGCCATAGAGTTTGAAGGCAACGTCAACATTGCTTTTAGCTGTGTGACTGCTGACTGCAAAATTGTTCATGAGTTCATTGGAGGCTACATTTTCATGTCCACACGCAGTCGTGAGAAGAGCGACACGCTCAATGAGGAGCTGTTCCACAAGCTGACTGGAGGCCACGAAGCTCTCTAG